From the genome of Eucalyptus grandis isolate ANBG69807.140 chromosome 2, ASM1654582v1, whole genome shotgun sequence, one region includes:
- the LOC104431172 gene encoding meiotic recombination protein DMC1 homolog, with translation VPTAERFDMDPGAVLDNIIYARASTSEHQYNLLLGLAAKMSEEPFKLLIVHLVIVLFRVDFTGRELAERQVELAQMLSRFIKIAEESNVAGYMTNQVVADPGGGVSSDPMKPAGGHVRARAATIRLMFRKLRREQHVSKVFDAPNLPEAEAISFLCQIFL, from the exons GTACCAACTGCTGAGAGATTTGACATGGATCCTGGTGCGGTCCTAGATAAT ATCATTTATGCCCGTGCCTCTACTTCTGAGCATCAGTACAACTTGCTTCTTGGTTTGGCCGCCAAAATGTCTGAAGAACCATTCAAATTACTG ATTGTGCATTTGGTGATTGTTCTCTTCCGAGTGGATTTTACTGGAAGAGAACTTGCAGAGCGCCAGGTTG aattggcacaaatgctcTCACGTTTTATTAAGATAGCTGAGGAATCTAATGTGGCAGGGTACATGACCAATCAAG TTGTAGCTGATCCAGGCGGAGGTGTGTCGTCAGACCCAATGAAACCTGCAGGCGGGCATGTTCGGGCTCGTGCAGCCACGATTAGGTTGATGTTTAGGAAACTCAGAAGGGAGCAGCATGTCTCCAAGGTGTTTGATGCCCCAAACCTACCTGAAGCTGAAGCTATATCCTTTTTGTGCCAAATCTTCCTCTGA
- the LOC120290513 gene encoding putative disease resistance protein At3g14460 — protein MGGIGKTALAQRLYNDVKVSGCFEMRAWVCVSDVFNVLDITKTILRSITEVSNEGEDLNRLQVKLKDSLSGKKFLVVLDDVWNENYGEWTALLKPFGAGAKGSKIIITTRNYIVASITGASSYPLKELSLDNLFPKDYEIERDELVHLWIAEGFFDGGRSKDNILKWGQAHFDELVSKSFLQRSSVNASKFSMHDLLNDLAKSIAGGTCFNSESKLADNEDVASPEKVRYASFTSSCLQFLDIRDTRSLKEMPLSISNLKNLMILSKFVVGPDKGSRLKELKNLSHLQGELFISELQKVEKVRDAVDANLIGKRGLSNLFLHWGENFGNLRNGKHEALVLHYLRPHINLEHLSILHYGGERFPSWLDGPSYSKIVSLCLRDCPNVTLLPPLGQLPSLRELSLEGLHAISTIGPEFYGGKRPFSSLTTLKMEEMLAWKDWTHHAGGQEEDVLFSCLQHLVVRGCHSLVGTLPGRLDLLKKLEIYSSPHLNSSTNVVCLPSLCELSIEDCSEEILKILVNLTSLTFLKIKNIAKLVCFDHGFTSYLVKLKELYVRRCDKLNYLWQNGNEMQNLTCLQSVVIDRCPQFTSFVAGDGEIELSCNLEKIELINCTSLQKLPSKMYTLRELNIENCPKIMGLIISQDNPSSNNSISQLEFLYISKCDSWISFPFVKNRLASLKKLTIWNCERVESLKEITAKSLDSLSINRCENLVSLPRCLHTLSHLTYLEISGCPALEIEDFPLLPITLSVLVLYSVPKMKSLPKEWHRLTSLRWLRISGCENIKRLPEGGLPPNLQEFSILGCENMKQPVREWGLPMLTSLNDLTMDESNMGGERDKVWFPSEEDNEDAWSLLFPSSLTSLWIGHMRNVERLSDGLCKHLSSLQCLGILNCPKLRDLPEDGLPPSLQELHIHVCEILKDRCSKLTGDYWPLIQEIPLIYIDGIRIQ, from the exons ATGGGCGGTATTGGAAAGACGGCCTTGGCTCAACGATTGTATAATGATGTCAAAGTGAGCGGCTGCTTTGAAATGAGAGCATGGGTTTGTGTTTCAGATGTTTTTAATGTTCTCGACATAACCAAGACTATTTTGCGGTCTATCACTGAGGTGTCTAATGAGGGTGAAGATCTTAACAGGCTTCAAGTTAAGTTGAAGGACAGTCTATCAGGGAAGAAATTTCTTGTGGTTTTAGATGATGTTTGGAATGAAAACTACGGAGAATGGACTGCCCTCTTAAAGCCATTTGGAGCTGGGGCTAAAGGAAGTAAGATCATCATAACGACTCGCAACTATATTGTTGCTTCCATAACAGGAGCTTCGTCGTATCCTTTGAAGGAGTTGTCCCTTGATAATT TATTTCCCAAGGATTACGAAATTGAAAGGGATGAGCTGGTGCACTTATGGATAGCGGAGGGTTTTTTTGATGGAGGAAGATCAAAGGATAATATCTTGAAATGGGGACAGGCTCACTTCGATGAGTTAGTATCTAAATCATTTCTTCAACGATCAAGTGTCAACGCATCTaaattttcaatgcatgatcttTTGAATGATCTAGCAAAGTCAATTGCGGGTGGGACATGCTTTAACTCTGAGTCTAAGTTGGCAGATAATGAAGATGttgcatctcccgagaaagttCGTTATGCATCATTCACCTCATCATG CTTACAGTTTCTTGATATTAGAGATACAAGGAGTCTAAAGGAGATGCCATTGAGTATCAGTAATTTGAAGAATCTTATGATCTTGTCCAAGTTTGTGGTAGGACCAGACAAAGGGTCACGGTTAAAGGAGTTAAAGAACTTGTCACACCTTCAAGGAGAATTGTTCATATCAGAATTGCAAAAGGTGGAAAAAGTCAGAGATGCAGTTGATGCTAATTTAATTGGAAAGAGAGGCCTTAGCAACTTATTCTTGCACTGGggtgaaaattttggaaatttgcgGAATGGGAAGCACGAAGCATTGGTGCTTCACTATCTACGACCTCACATTAATCTTGAACATCTCTCTATCTTGCACTATGGTGGTGAAAGATTCCCCTCATGGTTAGATGGTCCATCTTATTCTAAGATAGTTTCTTTATGCTTACGAGATTGTCCTAATGTCACATTGCTTCCGCCTCTTGGACAACTACCTTCACTTAGAGAATTATCTCTTGAAGGTCTACATGCAATAAGCACGATAGGCCCTGAATTTTACGGAGGTAAAAGGCCTTTTTCATCCTTAACAACTTTGAAGATGGAAGAGATGTTGGCATGGAAGGATTGGACTCATCATGCTGGGGGTCAAGAAGAAGATGTCCTATtctcttgtcttcaacatctaGTTGTCCGAGGATGTCATTCGTTGGTCGGGACATTGCCTGGTCGACTTGATCTTCTCAAGAAGCTAGAAATTTATTCAAGCCCACATTTAAATAGCTCAACCAATGTGGTTTGTCTCCCATCTCTCTGTGAGTTATCCATCGAGGATTGTAGCGAGGAGATCTTAAAAATCTTGGTCAACCTAACCTCTTTGACTTTTCTCAAAATTAAGAATATTGCAAAGCTTGTTTGCTTTGATCATGGGTTTACGAGCTACTTGGTTAAGCTAAAGGAGCTTTATGTAAGACGGTGTGACAAGTTAAACTACTTGTGGCAAAATGGAAATGAGATGCAAAATCTTACTTGCCTTCAAAGTGTAGTCATCGATAGATGTCCTCAATTCACATCTTTTGTTGCTGGAGACGGAGAAATTGAGCTATCCTGCAACCTTGAAAAGATAGAATTGATAAATTGCACGAGTTTACAAAAGCTTCCAAGCAAGATGTACACATTAAGAGAGTTGAATATtgagaattgtccaaaaatcatgggACTAATAATTTCTCAAGACAATCCCAGTAGTAATAACTCAAtatctcaacttgaatttctttaCATAAGTAAATGTGATTCTTGGATATCCTTTCCGTTTGTCAAGAATAGACTTGCTTCTCTGAAAAAGCTTACTATTTGGAACTGTGAGCGGGTGGAGTCCCTCAAAGAGATCACAGCAAAATCGCTGGATTCTTTGTCTATAAATAGATGTGAGAATTTGGTAAGTCTACCGCGATGCCTTCACACGCTCTCCCATCTCACTTATTTAGAAATAAGTGGCTGTCCAGCATTGGAGATAGAGGACTTCCCTCTCCTTCCCATCACCCTGTCGGTACTTGTACTTTATTCGGTTCCTAAGATGAAGTCTCTACCAAAGGAGTGGCATCGTCTTACATCCCTCCGGTGGCTACGAATTTCGGGGTGTGAAAATATCAAACGCTTGCCCGAAGGAGGTTTGCCTCCCAATTTGCAGGAGTTTTCAATTTTGGGGTGCGAGAATATGAAGCAACCCGTGAGAGAATGGGGCTTACCCATGCTCACATCCCTCAACGATCTGACAATGGACGAAAGCAACAtgggaggggagagagacaaGGTGTGGTTTCCTTCGGAGGAAGACAATGAGGATGCCTGgagtcttctctttccttcctctcttacCTCTCTTTGGATTGGCCATATGAGGAATGTGGAGAGACTATCGGATGGCCTTTGCAagcatctctcctctctccagtGTTTAGGGATTCTAAATTGCCCGAAGTTGAGGgacttgccagaggatggcctccctccctccctccaagaATTGCACATACATGTATGCGAGATTCTAAAAGATCGATGCTCAAAACTAACTGGCgactattggcccctcatccaagAGATCCCTCTCATCTACATTGATGGCATTCGGATCCAATGA